tttactttaaatttctttttattatatttcagaGTTAGAACTGTTTACTTGTTTCATTGTTAGACAATATTGTATTTTGTTTAGaaagtataatattttgttgctATAGATTTTCTTCttacattcttttttttttctacttttttcttttcgaagcaattctaattctaattacatttATGGTATTCactaaaacttaaaatataaatgaaatatgAGAAGTGTAATATTTCAACTTAAAAGTGTTCTATTTTCGGTGAAAAGTAGACTGTTTTGTTTCCTTTTTTGTTCCTAAGTTGTCCTGTCATCTTTGCTTAAATTCAAGCATCGTAcatttttgttcaatttgtTGATCCTGATTTTTAATGAATGATATAGTTTATGCTATGtcgttgttatagttattgctATGTTTATGCTATAGTTGCTATTTCGATTAGTTCAATTCGTTTATGTAAtagttcatttttaattgttgttcttttttttatttttttttatttttgtagtgATATAATGCTCATCATATCTAATGCTTCTGGCTTCATCATGTTAGCGACCATATTAAATGATAAACAGAAATCGAATTTGAGGGAAATCGGGATTGACAAGTTACTTTCTGTTGACGAAGTGCTTGATCATTTTGATACATGTGCAAATGTTTTACTTGTTAATAATTCTTGCAAGTATACCGCAACACCTTTCGATGTTTGGGATATTTTTGGTTTATTAAAGAATTTCggtaatttaatttttgaaactAGTAAGTTAAAGAAGAATAACCCGGATTCCTTTCTTATGGAGAAGTGGAAAATCAATTTAGGATTCAAGAACAAAAAGGAAATCCCATACCAAGCACTTTTTAGTGCAATGGTGAGCGACTTGTCTGAGGGGGGAGATGATTTTAAGAGAATTTTTGTCATGTATGCAATGATCACCTTTTTGGCACCTATACCACACAAATTCATATATTAGAGGATATTAAGAGCCCTTAAGGATGTAGAAAATATTTCTTAGTTAGATTGGTGTAGTTGGGTTTTGGATCGTCTGTCAGCAGCAATATTTAGATGCCAAAAGAAGAATTTAGTCAATATTCCTACTTGTATTCTTATTCTTGAAATTGGCTTTTTTTCATCGTTTTAGTTGAAAGGCGGAATGGATGTGTCCCTGTTTGCCTTTAATTCAACATTGGGATTATCCCAAGTTAAAAGAAAGGGCAAAGGGTGAGATGAGCCAGGGCGGTAGGTTTAGGGGAGTTTTATTCTAAGACATCCTATTAGCTTTAAGAGAGGTAGTGTGAGTAAAAATGATGGTGCTACTGAGGCGACTGGTACTACTAATATTCTTGCCACTTATCATTCTTCTGACCAACGAGCTTTCTGTCCTCGCTCATCTATCACAATTTCAGTAACTTCGAGTTTCTCTATTTTAAGTGATGTTGAGATACATTCTACATCAAGAAATGTAAGGAATGTTGTTCATAATTTATGTTCATGATTATTTATTTTCGGTTCTTCCTATTTATGCTTCAAAATCTttcctttttcataattttccctTCATGATTCTGTTTAAAAAACTAAAGGAAGCATCCTTATTAAACATTTTACAAGTGTATCATTTGTAGTATAAAGTTCTATTTCGGTCAAAAagtagagtatttttttttttgcacttgtTTTTGTTCTTACATTCATTCTTTTGCTTTCCTATTGTTTTTCATtccaaactaatttttattttagtgattaAAATGGAATTCTAACTAAATTATCCACTAAAACTTAAATTGCAAATGAAATATGAGAAGTGTACTCTTTCAACTTTAAAGTATTCATTTTTTGGTGAAAACCAGACTGTTTTCTTTTGAATAAAATggtaaaaacaaaaacaaatgctAACCTCTAACGCTAAGAATGTTTGATACTGCTCTTTATTAATGCTAAGTTGTAGCTTTATTAATGCTaacaacaaaaactaaaaacaagaaaataacTAACTTTTAACTAACTAAACAACTAGGAAAGTTTGATGCTTCTCTTTTAACTTGCTGTGTGCGTTGAAATAAAATAGTGAAAAGATGCTAAGCACTTCTTTTCTTTTAAAGAAAAATCAAGGCAAAATTTACGCTTCTAGCATGAAGTGACTGTTAGGATGATCCATTGTCCTGAGCTACTTGGATTCTGTATCTCACCAAGTATCTCAGTAGCTATAAGGAGTTCTCTGCTATTGTTTGTGCCTTGGATGTTTCATGATCATCATTTGCCCTTAAATGACAGTCACCTATATCATTCATTAAATTCAGcaacattttcatgattatgttttttttctgCTTCATGATTATGTTTTTAATATACCTCTTTTTCTATTCAATGAACTCTCTGAAAAGATTACTCCCTTGAAACAAGATATGGAGATCATATTAAAACATCACTTGCAAAAGATTATGTAAATCAAAGAAAAGCCACTCCAACTGAAGGGAAATCTGTTGAGTTCCCTTTGTCCCAATGGTTTTCTGATCATAATATATTAGCTGAGGTGGATCAAATTCTTAGTAAGATGATGAAGGTGAGTAAAGCAGTTACCAAGATTGAAATTCATACATTTAGTCTTGGGATTCCTGGATTGGACTCATCACCTCATAATGGAAATGTAAAGAAAGTTGGAAAGAAATCTTCAAAGGCCAaaaattagaatatatatatatatatatatatatatatatatatatatatatatatatatatatatatatatatatatatatatatatatatatatatatatatatatatatacatatatatatatatatatatatacatatatatatatatatatacatatatatatatacatatatatatatatacatatatatatatatatatatatatatatatatatatatatatatatatacatatatatatatatatatatacatatatatatatatatatatatatatatatatatatacatatatatatatatatatatatatatatatatatatatatatatatacatatatatatatatatatatatacatatatatatatatatacatatatatatatatatatatatatacatatatatatatatatatatatacatatatatatatatatatatatatatatatatatatatatatatacatacatatatatatatatatatatatatacatatacatacatatatatatatatatatatatatatatatacatatatatatatatatatatatatatatatatatatatatataaaagcatgaaaatggagtcaataatatataattctgTTTTTATGCAATAATGTATAATTTCTggttgatttaatttatttgatatttggGTGATTACGTATATACGTTGTGTTACAATTTTGTATCGTTGTTGGAACCTGATGAACTGATGAATGAGATTAAaggaattaaaataatatataatatgtaaACTGAGTTTCTCACAGAATCTTTTGTCTCGGGAGGCGTGATGCATGCCTTTGTTGTTCAAGTGCGTTTTTGTTTTACTCCAGATTGAATTTAAAGTCGCTTTAACgctaatataaatttaaaatagtaaactgGTGTtacaaattatgaaatttggtagtCAAGGTAATTGATACCTTCTAGATGCATTGCTTAAGTCTGATTTTCTGTTTCAAATTTGTAAACTGTACGAAAAGGGCTGTAaagtttatggttttttttttggaaaataaggaACGTTGAGTTTTgatgaattaattatttaatattgtcAAGTATAAAGTATAGTAATGCCTTGATGGTATATAGTGGATTCAATGTGTAAACGCGTActaatacgtgatttttgtgtgtgtgtgtgtttgtgtttaggacctcgatttataAGAGGTTAAATACTGTGCATGTGGTGATTTGTGTTGGATTTTACGTGCTGTGAAGGTACAGGCATAGACTCTCtactatttgttttttaatatttctttttgCATAGCTTTGTTATTATGCGATTGTTTCAAAGGGGTTATATTTTGTTTGTCTTACCTAGAAACTTATGAATGTGgaatagttttattttaaaacaactGCTTGTAGTTTTAAAAAGCCATTTCaattagggatgcaaacggggcggggcggggcgggtattggcgttaccatcctcatccccatctggtaaatcaatccccatccccatccccatccccgcggcggatataatttttttccccgtccccgccccgatgggtttgtacctaataccatccccatccccatccccatctgggtatccatccccgtctaatacccattttacccgccccaccacccgtcaaatccccgcttaatacccatatgtgtcacatatttattttcaaatccccATCTAATCATCACTTAATATCGCCTACCTCTACACAACTCGTaatgaatataaacaaattttattgagaaaaaaagataaaaaatagaaaaaacatgattaaccttactctaaaaaacatgatcttagaccttaaaagaaatataaaaacggggtttttaaagtttttaaaaaattttgaaaaattcaaggttttcagaaatttgaaaaataatttagggtattccaattctcaaaatttgtacatttcgtGAGGCGGGGcagggcggggcggggatggggcggggcggggatggggcaggtatcacctaaaacccatccccatccccatccccgcggtgggtatgaattttatacccgtacccgccccatgacccatcaaaccgggacccatccccgccccgatggggcggggatggggcgggtctcctattagacccgccccgcctgcatccctaattTCAATTGTCATCAATGGAAACCTCCTCCTGAAGCTGCAATGTACTACTAATATGAGATCTCCGCAAATTTTAAGGAAATACAATATTTCTGTGTTTGAAATCCCTTTGAGTGTTGGAAATCGCTTTGCAATTTGAAATGTAGGCCAATGTTTAGTGATGCTTATTATGATGTGATCTTATTCTTTTATAGcttgtcatattattattgatcatgTGAATTTGAGTCTTGTCCACTTAGATTTAGATTTAAAACTATTACTTTATAGTTTACTTATAATTGAAATTGAACCTAGACCCTTAGGATCTTAAAACATTGAATTTTCTTCTTAGATTCAATAAGTTTTATAGATTTAGAGTTCTAAATGGATCCTAAATgtcttaattaaattattcatatttaaactttttattttttaggtttcattattaaaataggTCTATACATTGTATGTAAGTCTAAGTTCAGTTCAAATAAATATAAGAATAGGTttagaatgaaaataaaattaattcaagtCTAAAGTAGATTTAGGATGGGTTTAGCAGGCCTGGCTAGAGAGTGGATTTGGTCTTGGTCTCCGGTCTAAGTCTAAAGACCTTAGACCAGATCAagattcattttcttttggacCCAAATTTTTTGGGTGTCAAATAATAGGATCCAAACCCTAGGAGCGAAATAGGGTCTTGGACCCACCATCACCTCTAACTAGTTACAAAACATAAGTTTATAATTGTCGTGTCTAAATGTACATGTACTCTGGACAAGCCCCTTGAAGCAACAATACTGGTGGTTcaaaaagttataaaatttCATCTTTTGCTTTTTTTGCCACCTTAAGGTTGAGAAAAGCACTATTACCCCacttatgataaaaaaaattatcaatatttattttctttcactAATTATTCActatactttttttattatgaaataatGCAAGATGAGTGTTTATTGATAGCAGAAAAATTTTTAGGACTTATAATACCTTTTTTGGATCTTGGAACACTACTTTGGTTCTTACAAACATCCATTTTATGAGTTATAATAACACCTATTTTGGATATTATAACACTCATTTTAGGGTTTATAATATTACTTTTAAGACATAAAACAACCTACTTTGGATCTTATAATACCTACTTTAGATATTATAAGGCTAACTTTGTAACttaaaatgtaaattatgtATCTTATACCATATACTTTAAATCTTAAAATCCTTATGTTGTTTTGAAAAAACCATCTTTGCATTTTTAAATGCATGCTTTAGATAGTAAAATGACTAACTTGTTCCTTAAAATAATCATTGAATCGAGTCATCACACATTACACTTTCATCTCTATCTTTAGACTAATATTTGACAAAATATGAACACTCaggaaaaattaattaaataagaatAAGAGAATAACTTATACCatcaagaaagaaaataatataatagttgTTTGGAACGAATGATGAAAGAGGGAGGGTTCtattcatttttaaaatattttttgctcTCTACAATCGTATGATTTTTCCAGGGTTTTAGAGAGTTTTAATGGTGGTTTAGAAAAGGAACTACAATCCAAAAGTGGATTGTTGCAGAGAGAGTAGAATAGAAGAGGATAACAGTGAGATAGAACGAAAAGTAATTAATTCGTGATTGattatgtttctttttttgtttaagCTTGATTTTTTGTTTCAAATAGTTATGTTCTTTTTTATTGGTTGAGCTAGCTCAAATGTGGCCTTTTTTAATGAGACGGccttatttgagaatttgtgataaaaataagtaataagaAAAAGTAGTAAGATTTGGTCTAGTTAGATTTAGTTAGATTTGGTTTGATATGAATTTTTCAACTTTGATCTCATCTAATTccaataaaaaatactccctccgttttcgAAAGTCCTTCCCATTTGGAATATGGGAAGGAACCAAGGGAAGGAGAATCTTTAACTAAAAGCTAATCATTAAACATtggagaaagtaagaaaatataaataaaaataataaaatcattGTGTAAAAATCTGAATTTATTGAAGGTATACCAAAGGTTTTTTACACTTATGATtgctaaaataaaacaaaaaaaaaagttaaagctCTTAATCTTTTCCTAAATAAAACAACCAATTACAATCAAAGTTTACCAACACATCAACCTATAGATGATTTTGTACATGGATTACGCTTAGGTAGCGTTTGAAAACacgaatttcatttgaatttttataattcaattcaagaaattgaaattatggatttaaattccaattccaattcctcaatctCGTTTGGAAGTCAAAGaattgaatttttatatttcaaatccacatagttgtttgaaaaatattggaattgaattcccaaatttaaattctacagcattgtttggataaccttgtaattacattcaaccaaaaatattaaatattagcaAATAAAATGTATTAAGATATTACAGTAATCCGAAATTGTCACTTTAAAAGTTATCTTAACATAGAATATCAAAAGTGTAACGTACAAACTACTCGTCAAGGCATAAGAGTATCCAGTCGAGTTTCTCATCCTCCGGTAGTTCTTTCAACATCAGAAACTCGTCGGGATAACCATTCATAAACTTCTTTACTGCCTGCATAGTCTGAATCCTAGAAATGCCAAGCACTTGAGAAACAACAGCGTGAATCTCTTGACAAGTGAGTTTCGGAGTGTCTTTAATCTTGCTTTGCACGTACTCTCTAAATGACTCGGCAAAACTATTTACCGCATCAGCTACACTATTCTTTTTCCGCTTgcgagagcttgaattagttgGATCCTTAGAAGAGCTTGTTCGTTCACAGATCGTCTCCCCCTCCATGGCATCCGCTGCCTCCTCGTGTTGTTCTGCACCATCCCCGACGGCTCTATCCGCACCAAATAAAGTGCAAATATCTTCCCAATTTTCTATGCACTTGTTGCGATAAGGGGCAGCATTTTTGTTTACCTACTCGATCACAATCCCAATTTAGCAAACGAAGAAGCAAATAAGCAATAGTAACACAATTTAGGAAACAATAATATTGGTACAGGAAGTACTCACTAATCTATACTagtcaataaaatatacaagtAGAAACTCAGCCATACATACCTTAATATATTCTGTCCATTGAGGTAGATCTTCCATAGTGATTacgatcattttttttttcatcatcctACTTAAATTTTGAATAAGTCTTGATGTCCGTGATGCAGCCATAGTGTTTCTTCCAAGACTTAGTTCGGTTTCTCACATGATCCACATTAAGTGCAATGCCTAGCTCTCTCTTTAACTCATCAACAACAGCTTGGTAAGCTTGAGGCTTAAAGTCTCCATCTCCTTTTTTCTTGTTGTTGatttgttctaacaaaactcGAGTAAGAATGTCATCCATCTGCTTATTCCAAGACACATAGCTTCTTTTATTGCTCATTACctaccaaaaacaaaacaacacatTTAGAAGGTTTCATTATCTAAAATCAATCACAAGTGTTGGCATATGAATTCAAACCCCACTATTAATCACAATCAAACAATCAATTTTTTTGAATCTAAAAACccatttgttaaaaataataccCATTAGTTCTGCATATTAGTTCTGCTTCTACTTCAACAGAGATGGAACTCAAATGTACCGATGAACTCAGATCTTCAAACTGAATTGAACTGATACAACTACATAATTCCAGAAAATTTGATCTGTGTATATTCAGCTACACTAAAACCCAAATCCCAAAATAAATTTCAACCCAAAACCACATTTTAGCAGCTTTTTATGCAATTCCAAAATAACCCATCATCACTAAGCTTGATAATATCCCTTTTCTGAcatttttaaaactaaaaaaaaaacacaaatctaTTCTTACTCCTAATAAGTCTAGCAAGTTTGGGAAGttgtgttttaaaaaattatttaaaaaggtCAATGGATTTACACTTAACACATATCAACTCTAAGAAAGCTAGTAAAAATGACGGTATACAGTAATGGATTTACACTTAACACATACCAACAGAAAAATAAGCAATCCCTAATCTTTAAAATAAGCACAGTTGTGTATAACATATATTTGGTTCGAGATAAACAATTGGTCCCAGTATATATGCTgtataaataagattaaaacaATCAGGTTTTTTCTCCCTCTGCTTCATCAACTTAGTTTTCAATAATGTTGCACCAAAATTAGGAGTAAGACAAGCATATATGTTAGCAATTCATTAGGATTAACACATACCAAAATGTTGTGATTTATGAAAGTAGCAAAACAAGCATATACTTCATAGTACGACAACaattcaacaacaacaaaacttTAATCTATCATAATCCAGCAAACGTGATTTCAGAATTTCATCCCTCTGCTTCATCAACTTAGTTTTCTGCTCTTGACTTTTCATTTTGCTAATTATTCCACatacttaaaaaaatcataCGTTCTTTTGTTTGActtcttccttcttcattgaaaCCAGAAAAATATTGTGCATAGGCCATATAGAAGCATATTGTTTCATGCGTTTAGCCTTTGTAATACACCTTCT
This Amaranthus tricolor cultivar Red isolate AtriRed21 chromosome 13, ASM2621246v1, whole genome shotgun sequence DNA region includes the following protein-coding sequences:
- the LOC130799020 gene encoding uncharacterized protein LOC130799020 — encoded protein: MAASRTSRLIQNLSRMMKKKMIVITMEDLPQWTEYIKVNKNAAPYRNKCIENWEDICTLFGADRAVGDGAEQHEEAADAMEGETICERTSSSKDPTNSSSRKRKKNSVADAVNSFAESFREYVQSKIKDTPKLTCQEIHAVVSQVLGISRIQTMQAVKKFMNGYPDEFLMLKELPEDEKLDWILLCLDE